The Pseudorasbora parva isolate DD20220531a chromosome 25, ASM2467924v1, whole genome shotgun sequence genome segment GCCACCAAATCAGAAATAAGTAGACTATAAAGCACAGTCCGGGTTGCTGAAAGGATCATTGGCGTTCCCCTGCCCACCCTGCCGGACCTGTATCTCCTCCAGTCCAGTGAGGAAAAGGAAAGGTAAAATCATCACAGACTCCACTCACCTGGACACCACCTATTTGAACTGTCAAATGGTTAATGTTAACAACATCAGCACTGCGTGACTGTGTGTTTAGTGTGTATTAGCGTTGCCTGTACAgtctaatcttttgcttttgactctgggtgaatctccagttgtcactgatgattgACATTTGGACCTTTCTGAATTATAATGCACCATCAAAATGATACGTTTAATTATTCCAGCCGCAGcggctgtgagaaaaggctatgaATGATCCACCAtctgcagcatcctcacatcTGATATAGTCTAGCCGGAACTCCTTTATATAGACGTGACGTCATAATTAGCATAATGATTCTGAAATGTAAAAAGCCTTCACGTGTTTGCCAACCTTGTCATTTCAGTGTAAACTCGTCATTTTCTTAGAACTGATGTGTTCGATTTGATTTCTTCGACATAAAGCGGCACTGTGCAGACTAATTAGTGTATAACATCAAAGTACCATGAGAGCGTTTAGAAAGCATACAGAGCTTTATTTACAGTAATTACCGCATGGTGTGAATGCAACATAACGCCTACTTCTCAAAATCCAATCAATAACTGTCTTTTGTTAAAATAATCTGTTACACTCAGATGTAGAGGAGAGCTgggcacaacctaacgctttttgactgtctcagtttgtgtaaatccacttggggtttagagtatttatttttccccacaTTAATTGCACacgtctagtacaattatgtggttttgtttcattaatacagtgtatacttctttcttgatttaccccgaaagaatgaaagtgaaatgtgacaacatgccccagaGGTGGGCTACAATGTAACATGAGCAAATGACAGCCTAAAATGTTATCTgataaaatcacaaaaaaatatccaaaacaaactaaaatagtTGGtcaattaaatacaattattaactgaaataaaattatttgaaataaaataatggcatttttttatcataaaaaatgcacacatttttgattttgacaacaaacacatcactaatacagctatacagcatagttaaaaacagaataataatgaatcatttctgaacattgactctcagTCCTTATTTACccttttctcatggtttctgaaaagaattaataaaagtatagaatataatatcatagttctaataggggctcattgtaacgctattttaaataaacataaaaaacagagatgaaaaataaacttaagaaatttacttttgctatggtaaaaaaatgttcagtgatatcttccaaagatttttaATTGTGATGCTCTTTTTTCTCTATATGGTGTTGATGTGGCAACTATAAATACACAAAGTTTCAtcatcctggcatgtgtggaaagtgttaaaccatgtgtgttacaactaaccccgcGTTAGGTTGTGCATCCCTATCACAATACGGAAGATCTGTCGCTATACTTGTTTCATCACGTCTTTAAATTCATCAAAAAGATTGCTCACTGTTCAGCGCCCCTTTCTGCCAGAATAAATGggcaaatacatttattttttgtgttatgaATGAACAATgcactgaatcattcactcaacctatttatttaaaacaatgtaataataagttaataaaacaagttttattgtttctaaaagaaaaagaacaaCAAAAACAGAGGCAATCTATGTATCAATAGCAGAATAACaatcaacatttaatttaaattcaatttatttaaattctgCTCCGCCTCTTTAAAATGCACTGCTGATGTGCTAAATTATATCCATGTCTCCCTGGCGTCAACTCAGCAGGGATTATCTAAATCTAAATTAGGGATCCGAATAAAGATTGCAGTCTGGGCCGGTTAGTATCACTCACTGATGGGATTGaatatggattttattatataGCCTAGCCTGGCTTCCTGCTGAGCTCTTAAATTGAGCTCGTAAAGCGAAACGGGAATATCATTTccttttattaatgtttattaaatgtTAGCACAGCAACTCTAATATAGATACCTTACATTCTAACATCTCCGTTTTGTTTCGTTTCTTGACCCTTCGCACAATGGCGCGCACGCACGAGCTCGGGCGTGAACGCGCCCACAGTCTGGACTGCCGTCTGGTCAGACAGTCTGCAACTCGGGAAGCGAAAAGGAGGGGCGAGTATTGGGGATGCCACAGGAATGATCCATTAACCCCGCATAAGCCCACATCCGCATTTATGGATTAGTTTCTCTTGAAGTGTAGACCGTCATATTTATTGCTTCTGTCCTCATTGAAGTTACTTAAATATCCCTGACTGCTCTTCTCTATTCACTTTGCACGCGGAGCACATGACGGTGAGTTGAAACATTGTTACAATGCACTACTGTTTGCGTGGAGTGTTTTATGTTATACTGCGTTTTCTCCTGGATGAATGGTGCATTGTTGCGCTGTTTGTAAATAACAAAAGTGCCATGATCACCATAAGGTACATTGAGTACCCAGTGCGTCAATCCCGCCATGAATAACTTATAGCAATGGATGGAATATATAACCAATAGAAATTGATGCGCTGAAACACGGTCAGTTGAGTTGTTTGATTCGTTTCGAGTTTTAACAGTGATATTTTTGTTAGCCCATGATGGGAAGTGATGCCCTTCCTCTCAAATAGCCTTCTCGGGTTTACCCAGACGTCGTCGTTTTACCATCCCTTTTACCTGTCTGCACTTTAGAAAGGGAAATGGACTCCTCCCGCTCCTGTTATACATCGTGGCTCGTGTCCTGGCACGTTCAGTGAACAAAGGGAAACTGACATGATGCTTCAGGGAAAGTGGAACATAAAGCAAAGTCACATATTTAGGTCGAGGCTGTTGAGATGCGTGTGTATTTTTTAAGAGCTCATAAAAAAAGCTCTTAGGGCCGCGTGAACAAATGATGACAGCCTGATGCAAGACAAGTCTTTTGTTGTAGTAGCCTATTTTCTTTCAATTTTGCGAAGCTTCCCAAATGTTCCAGTAGGGGGCGAGGGCTGGATTCTGTTGCTGAGGAACACATGGAGAAAGAATAACGTAAACAACGATCCTTACTTTTACAAAAGCCGAATTGACATTTGAGAATCATCGGTAAAATTATAGTTAAAAGAGGATGTTTTTACTGTTTCTGTCTTTTATTAACGACCTTATAATCACTGTTTACCAAATGCTTGCATCATGGAGTTGTGAAATTTAAAGGGCCAGTTCACCGAAAATgtaacattatttaattatttacttaccctcatctCGTTTCAATctttattactttatttcttttgtaaaacaaacaaaaaaattaaacgtTTTGAAGACTGTTGGTTGCTGTTTTCTTTGCAATCACAATGAACGGAGAACGGCGGTTCAAAATTTGAGAACCGGATCAGTCTGATTCTAGAACAAGTTCAGATGTATCACGATTCATTAAAACTATTCGATTCAAAATAAAGATAAGTTAAAGagatagttgacccaaaaatgaaaatgatcccatgattaactcaccctcaagccatcctaggtgtatgacattcttctttctgacgagtacaattggagttatattaaaaaatattattgctcttccaagctttataatggcagtgtaTTGGGGTCCTGATTTTGAAGTcgaaaaaagtgcatccatccatcataaatgtaACCCATACTAGCCTACTCTAGGTGGTTAATAAATTAttggtttttgtaagaaaaatacccatatttaaaactaaaataactgcAGCAGAAGGCCTACGCAAGTCGACTTACTCCTCAAGAGTAACCCTTGACATGATGTAGaatgtaggagtagcgtaagctttGACGCCTTtcgcaattaaaaaaaataatttgacttATTTTTCTGGCCAACAAACATAtctgggcaacaaactcaagctcctcttCTCTTATATATCGAAATCCTCtgacatttctctttaaaaatttgTGTTTTAGACTTATAATTTGTGACCGGTGTTTTGTTCGGCTCTATCCTTCTGTTCTTCTCTGTTCGTCAATATGTCAGGTCATGGGTTTCTCTGTAAATCGATGCATACGGCAGTCTGttggaagctagttattttagtttaaaaatgtttaattatggATATTTTCCTTGCACAAACTTATCGCTTCACGCCTACAGAAGGCCTTTACTATCcccccagagccatgtggattggagtacttttatgatggatggatggatggatggatgtactttTTTTGGCTTCAAAATCTTGTCccccatttactgccattataaagcttggaaaagaCAGGGCATTTATTATAACTTTAAATTTAGTCGTctaaaagaagaaagtcatatatacctaggatggcttgagggtgagtcatGGGGTAATTATAATTTTTGGTTGAAATAGCTTTAATGAATCAGGCATGGCTAGTTCTCATAAACATTAAATAGTGATGCCCTCTATTGAACTaacaatttttatttgatttttttatgaatcagAATGATCCGATTCTCTAGTTTGACTCAAGTTGTCAGTTGTTAGCAGCTCACTGAATGGAAAGAATGTCGGTTTACACAAAGCTATTGTAATTAAGAATATAGCTCACATTTacaattcataatttttttgcaTTCTTTTGAAAGTTCTTGGAAAAGGACGATGAGTGCAAAATagaaatgattattattataattcaaattatttggtgttctgcagaagaaaatcatacaggtttggatggaacaacatgaggtaGAGTAAATGATAAAAGTATTAAGCATTTGGGTGAATTAATCCTTTAAAAATCTAAGTAGTAGCAAACGCCAAACGCTCATCTTTTTTCCATCCTATTGTGCTATCAGAAGGACCAGAGATGTTCTGAATGAAAGGAGGATCTGGCAGCCTTTCGATAACAATGCTGGAGAACTTGAACAGAGCCCACATTGATCGACCCGCCCCTAGATCATCCACGTTCAGCTTCTCTGCCCTGTTTGCTCTGCCACACCATCTTCACATGGATGGGAGCAGTCATCCTTTCAGGAGGTACAACTGATGTTGTGAACGGAACTTTTAACTCACTCACATCCTGCTATACATACTCATATCCTGTTATTTGTTTATGATGTCCTGTTTTCCCTTGTAACTTATACTGAAAATGAGCCATATTCAAAAAAATTCTCACAATgtgtgacattcctcaatttactACCAGCTGAGGGACCCATATtgtgtacatttatttagcatcaTTATGATGCCTCAGGAGACATGACAACATAGATTTCTCAGTTCCAGGAATCAGACCGATATTAATGTAAATTCAATGAGTGCAGTCAGGACCAGTGGAAAATGGATCCAATTTGTCCAGGCTAAATTCAACAGAGTACAGTCACCACCACAGCATAGAGATGCTATGAAAAGTAatagttgtttttattttaaatatatgtatcTTAATcgttttttacaaaaatgtaaccTGATGATCTTCAGAAGTTGAAGAACAAAGAGTTCTCGAATAACATGCAGATTATTCTGACATAGAGTACACCAAACTGAAGGCTGTATCTCTGTGACGCTTTAGCTTATTAATACCAAGCTTGATGTCTGTAATCACAAGCAAGACTTGAGTGTGCATGCAGTGTTTCGCCACTGTGCCACCTATTGGTCTGGAGATAtgaaaaatttatatttttgcttGTAACATCTAACcagtttaaacaaaaataaaatggtctCTTTCAATTTGGGGGCGTCATTTCGAGTTGGACGATATCCAATTTCCCCAGGTTGGCCATTTTTGGGCGTaagccattttgaattttgaaaaCCGTTACAAAACTTGGTATCTGTCTTTGGCACAATGCCCTTAGGGTACAAAAAAGTTTTGTGGCAGCAACCTTGAGgtcaattattattaaaaaaacaacaacaaaaaaacaacaaagagCTTTTAATTAGGTTTGCTTATTTTTTTGAAACTGGTCATACCGAGACCAATTTTGCCATAGTCAGCTGTAATTCCTGTCCACCATTTTGACTATCTTAAAAAAGTTTACTAGACCGTTCACACCGATTTACATGAAAATTTAATtggatcatcttcagagcatgtagAAAAATAATTAAGGATTTAGTGTCAGTAGACTAAACAATTTACGTGTACCTCATCAACAAAGTCGATGGCATGATACCAAAACGAATCTCTGTAGTGctttggcataatgacacacaACATGTGCCCTGTCCAAATACCCACACTTGCTGTCTGGGCCACTTGAGGGCGTGTGCACTCGGCAGGAAGTAAGTGCACAAGACTGTCCCATGTCTTAAAAATTCCAAAGTGCAGTTTAATGCACACTAAACCCACACTATCTCGAATACTGCTTTGGAGTGTTGCACATTTTATTGGTGCAAAGATAAGTAGGCAATATGTATTTTGTACATTTGCAACTGTTTTTTATCACTTAATTATAAGTCTTCTGTTAGTTACATAGCATCTACTGaacaactttattttaaaatgcaaagtattgaaaataaaaaagctCTGTAAACACTATTTAAGTTCAATACACGCTTGCAGTCTTCAGAACACTTGGGGCAAATACAGGAAATACATGACCGCAAAGTTCAAAGACCGCAAGTGTGTGTATTTGGACAGTATGTCATTATGACCTTACTCTGACCACAGCACATCAATTTCGTAACAGCACCACCAGCTTATACCATTAAATCATTTTACTAGTGATTGTATTTATGATTTTTCAGTCATTTTGCCTAAAATATGTCTTGAattgctcattgttgcagttagTCTGATGCTCCCAGCCAAGTTGCCATTACTTTTTGTGCTTAGGCCCATAATTGCttcttgcagctatattttttatttattcttataCTATTTATTCTTAGATAGGAataatatgaaaatattaaaatcaagtactaataaaaaatattatctataagatatattatttacaaaatatagtCTATTTTTGATTATCCTCTTGGCACAAAAAGTTTCAGTATTTAGAAAAGTAATTTTAGGCACCTCTGTTCCGCAAACCTCATGATTTGAGGTATTTTAAAACCTCACGCTGCACAGGAGCAGGCTGTCACTCCCTTGTACTGGGAGTTTTTGTGTTGCATAACTATTAAACAAGATCGGTTTATCCTTTTTTGTCTGCGTGTgcgttagagagagagagagagagagagagagagagagagagagagagagagagagagagagagagagagagagaataaggAAAGGATAGGAATATAATGTAAGAAGGAAGGAAATTGATTTCTCAACAGTAAAACAGTAGTTTCTCCCCTCCCATTTCTCATGCTGCATCTTTCTAGCTCCTCCCCCTCTCTcacttgttgttgttgttctggACTAACTGTACTGTTTTTATTCCTCCGTTTGAACCATGAGGACTCTGTACCGGTTGAAGTTGGTGAGTTCTCCAAATCTAAGTCAGCTAGGAAAAAATGAAAAGGCTTCATTGGAGGAGAGAGGATCGGGCCCTAATGCCACATGGAACAGGTTAGTACGTATTTTGTGCCCAGTGTATGTCCATAAGTGTCTTGAACTGAGATGTAATTTCACATCTGTGCGATTTATTGCAGCATTCACAACGCAGTTATTGCTGTATTCCAAAAGAAAGGACTGGCAGACAATGAACTCTATACACTCAATGAAGGCGTGAGGTAAGGCAAAACAacaaagtgtgtttttgtaaCAGCAGGCCAatcttttgttcatttttaacatttttgtgaatTATTTATTTCGTTACAATGGTAACTGTTAGTAGGGTGTAAATTGTACACTTGGCAGCTGGGATCTGAGGCTTCACATTATCAGCACAGAACAGTTGTAAGAGGCCTCAGTCCGCTATTATGTAACTATTACAAGAAAAACTGTGAAGCAATAAAATCCTAACTAAGGAAACCATACCCATGTCATATTTTAATATCCCAAAATcccaaaaaagtaaaaaataagaaattagATTTTACAAACACTACAATACTTACAATACTACCTTTATGtataaataattgtataaataAGTGgaatttttgcatttatttaatacgTATTTGGGGGAATTGTGCTTAATTGTCATTAAACTAATGCCTATAACAATGCAAAAATGTACAAAACCAGGCACTTTCATGCtaaatatattatacatttacagtataattaaaacgtttggggtcagtcagatttttaaataaataaattattacttttattcagcaagaaaacattactgatcaaaagtgagagtaaagacatttataatgttacaaaagatttctatatcaaataaatgatgttctctttatattcatcaaagaatccttaaaaaaataagcttttGTTTTCCACATAATTATGAGcataaaatcatcatattagaatgatttctgaaggatcatgtgacactaactGGAGTAGcaatgctgaaaattctgctttaccatcacaagaataaagaaatattttgaatattttaatatatttttaaatctaattttaaattttaataatagttcacaatattactatatcaaataaaagcagccttggtgagcagaaaagGCTTCTTTATTAAAAGCTATACAAAATCCCCTAgtcttttgaacagtagtatgtactgtatttcaaatttgctgctaaaatttgtatattataaatacatataattgctttttcattacattttggggtgaaatattTGAACATATTCCTGACAAGATGCATatatcttttttgttttttttttaatcaggcaGCTATTGAAAACTGAGCTGGGCTCATTCTTTACTGAATACCTCCAGGTGAGAAAGTCTTAAAAAATTCTGTTTTACCAAAGATGTGTTCCATATatacataaaaattaaaaaaaatactaatttaTTCCTTTTTTCCTCATTATCAGAATCAACTTTTAACTAAAGGCATGGTCATTTTACGGGACAAAATACGATTTTATGAAGGTATACCAtcccatttaaacaaaaaaaaaaacatttcatttacaGAATTGCCACATTACACGGCTTTTCACTTGGTACACAAACAATACAAACTATTTCTCGTCTGGCTGAAAATAGGTCAGAAGTTATTGGACTCTTTGGCTGAGACATGGGACTTTTTCTTTTGTGATGTCCTCACTATGCTTCAAGCCATCTTCCACCCCGTCCAGGTACAGTCCAGTCACACTCAAAATAACTTCAAGAAATCAGATACAGTGGTGGTGTGTGAATCTGTATGCATGTTAATGTTTAGGGGAAGGAGCCATCGGTGCGTCAGCTGGCCCTGCTGCACTTTCGAAACACCATCACCCTTAACGTGAAGCTGGAGGAGGCTCTGTCCAGACCACGAGCCCGTGTCCCTCCCTCCATCGTCCAGATGCTTTTGGTGTTGCAGGTATGCATGGACTGCAAGCATTCCCTTTTTAAAATCCTCTTAGATAATGTGAAACCAGCCATACCGTCATGAGCTGCACCCAGAAATGATAACATGTTGACTTCAGGACAGGTCATTTACAATGGCGTAAGCGATTGTGTCATACAGAGTGAGACATTAATCTTAAGTCTTGTGCGTCTCAACTAGAAAGACTAATTGATATTTCGATAGGGAAAGAGTTGAAACTCGTTAATATGTCATCTTCACATCTTACAGGGGGTTCATGAATCCAAAGGTGTGAGTGAAGAATACCTGAAGCTGGAGTCGCTCATTCAGAAGGTGGTGTCGCCGTACCTGGGCACGCAGGGACTGTGTTCACACGAGTGTGGcgcctctcactgctcctgtgTGATTGGTGAGAGAGAGGACAGAAAACAGCATTTCAGACACAACATTTAGTCTGTAAAGTACTTAATAGGATAGTTCATACAATATAAAAAGGACctttgcttt includes the following:
- the prr5a gene encoding proline-rich protein 5a produces the protein MKGGSGSLSITMLENLNRAHIDRPAPRSSTFSFSALFALPHHLHMDGSSHPFRRTLYRLKLVSSPNLSQLGKNEKASLEERGSGPNATWNSIHNAVIAVFQKKGLADNELYTLNEGVRQLLKTELGSFFTEYLQNQLLTKGMVILRDKIRFYEGQKLLDSLAETWDFFFCDVLTMLQAIFHPVQGKEPSVRQLALLHFRNTITLNVKLEEALSRPRARVPPSIVQMLLVLQGVHESKGVSEEYLKLESLIQKVVSPYLGTQGLCSHECGASHCSCVIERRLQYCWSKSADLPSSNPVVRSKSYNIPMLTPVAEYDSEVSSVGSVGIRRHSACDVTTCIEPQGYSALSVGIETSSTPRLSLDHDLTLPGVVRGATGQPALISPPVFIHTSAGCLHAPEAQVASSEVDKGLSSPPSCSSSPETIVMQGLDSLESDPDGIFIDFSHCRSDSFGTSRKTS